From the genome of Corallococcus macrosporus DSM 14697:
ATGACTGGGGCTGCGCGCTCGCCGAGTCCGACTTCGCCCTGTCGGTGGAGCCGGGCAACGCGGAGATTGCCTCGTTCCGGGCGCACGCGGCGCAGCAGGTGGCGATGGGGCAGTTGGACACCGCCGCGCAGCAGGCGCAGCAGGGGCAGTACGCGGACGCCGCCGCGCTGATGGACCGGGCGCTGCAGCTCTCCCCGGCGCCCGAGGTGAAGACGCAGGCGGACGGCGTGCGGAGCATCATCGTCACCCAGGGGCGCGCCCAGGCGGACCGGCACCTGCACGAGGGCAACTTCATCGCGGCGCATGAGCTGGCGCAGTTGGTGCTGCGGCTGGACGGCTCCGCGTCGGCGTGGGCGCAGCACATCGCCAACGAGTACGAGCACTTCATCACCGAGGAGGTCGAGCGGCTGTCGCGCGAGGGTGACGCCGCGCGGGCGCAGCACGACTGGAACCGGGCGCAGCAGAGCTACGCCGCCGCGCTGAGCCTGCGGCAGGGTGGCCGGGCGCAGCCGCTGGAGGAGTACGTGCGCCACATGGCCCTGGCCGACCAGCGCATCGCGGGCCGGGACTGGAACGGGGCGGCGGACGCCTACCACGTGGCGCTGCGCACGGGGCAGGACGACGGCTTCGCCACCCACCAACTGGAGCGGGTGCAGTTGCGTCCCTACCGCTTCGTCGTGCACTCGATTCTGGTGACGCCGGGCCGGCCGGACGGCCGGACGTGGGTGGGCCCGTCGAACGACATCTTCGTGCGGCTGGCCAACCGCGTCACCCAGATGGTCCGGCAGCGCGGCATGACGGAGCTGGTGAAGGACCTGGCCATGAGCATCCCGCATGAGAACCGCCCGCGGCTGCGCATCGAGGTCCACCACCCGGACGGCATGCACCTGACGACGCAGGCGCGCAACGGCATCTATTCTGACTACGAAGCGGAGTTCGTCGCCGTCGCCAACGCGTTCGACGACCGGCGCGTCGGCTTCCAGGTGTACATGGACGGGCCGCACGGCAGCGAGCTGCTGGGCTCGGTGGACATCCCCGTGCACGAGCTGGTGGAGCGCCGCGACGTGGCGCTGGAAGGCGCCTCCATCATGTCGCTGCGGTTGAGCGCCGTGCAGGACGGCCGTCAGCCGGGCCCCTACGGCGGCATGGCGCACGTGGTGCCCGCGCCGCCGCCGGGTGCGCAGCCGCCGCCCGGGGTGAAGCCGCCCGGTGCGCGGCCGCCGCCGCCGGGACGCCAGCTCGCCGCGCCGACGCACTGACGTTTTTCGAGGCCGGAGTGCGCCTGGAGCGTCATTCCAGGCGTGCGCCGTGAGCCAGCCTCCCCTGCGCCCCGGCCCTACCCGGAGCGCGGCAGGCGGAGCCGGAACGTGGACCCCGTCCCGAGGACGCTCTCCACCTCGATGTCCCCCCCGTGCGCGCGGGCAATCCGGCGGGACACGGAGAGCCCCAGCCCCACGCCCGGGATGTCCTTCGTCGCGGCCCGGCTGCGCTGGAAGGGCTCGAAGAGGGTGCCCAGCTCCCCGGGCGGAATCCCCACGCCCTGGTCCGTCACGGACACCACGGCCTCGCGCCCCGTGGACTCCAGCCGCAGCGCCACCACGCCGCCCTGGGGCGAGTACTTGATGGCGTTGCTCACCAGGTTGGTGAGCACCTGCGACAGCCGCGTGGAATCACACCGCCACGGCACGGGCGCGTCCGGCACGGAGAACTCCAGCCGGTGGTGCTCGCTGGACGGCCGGTGGAGCTCCACCACCTCCTCCACCAGCCCGCGCAAGTCACACTCCTCCAGCCGCAGCTCCAGGTTCCCCGCCTCGATGCGCGTGCGGTCCAGGAGGTCGCCCACCATGCGCTCCAGCCGGTCCACCTGGTTGGAGATGCGCACCAGCGAGTCCCGCACCTTCTCCGGCGGCGGCGCCGTCTTCGCGCGCAGCAGCATCTGCGCGGACAGCTTCAGCGCGTTGAGCGGCGTGCGCAGGTCATGCGCCACGCCCGCCAGGAACTGGAGCTGCCGGGCGTCCTGGCTGGAGACGGTCTCCGCCATGTCGTTGAACTCGGCGCCAATCTCCTGGAGCTCGGGAGGCCCCGCGCGCGCCACCCGGGATTCGCGCCGGCCTGACTTGAAGGCGCTCAACGCCCGGCGGATGGCCACCAGCGGCCGGTAGATGCGCGTCTGCGCGATGGCGAGGAACAGCACCACGCCGGCCAGCACCGCCGCCGCGAGCAGCGTCCCGATGAGCCGCCCCGTCCTGCGCACCGCGGTCGCCTCGTCACGCGCCGCGCGCGCCCGCGCGATGCTGGAGTCCATCACCGCCCGCGTCGCGTCCACGGCCTGCGCCAGCCGCAGCCGCCGGTCCGACTCCGGCGCATGGAGATAGGCCTCCACGCTCCTGCGGGAGGCCGCCACCAGCCCGCGCTCCACCTCCGTCTCCGTGTACAGCTCCACGTGCGCCAGCCGCTCCGGCACCTCGCGCAGCAGCGCGTCCACGCCAATGGAGGGCCCGATATCCGCGGGCCCGATGCCCTCCACCTCATGGGCGTACTGGAGCAGCAGCAGCGTGATTTCCAGCTCGGCCGCCGCGCGCACCCGCTCCGCCGCGTCGATGAGGCTGGTGGTCTGCCGCTGAAGCAGGGTGGTCATCCAGAAGAGCCCCCCCGCGGACCCCAGCCCCAGGACCGCAAGGAGTACCGCTCCAAGGGTGAGGAAGGTCCGCAACCGCATCACGCCCTCCTGGGGAAAGCCCCACCCTACCTGATGCGTGGCCCGGACGGGCACCCTTGCCCGCCGTCCCGCGAACGACATCCAACGGCATCCATGACCCGCGCTGCACGCGCCTTCATCGGGATGTGCACTGCTTCACGGCCTGGCAACCTGATGGCGGGATATCGCGTCGCCAGGACACATCTCCTCTGGCCGGCCGCATGCGTACGCTACGCTGCGCGGTCCACCGTCTCCCGGGAGGAGCAGGCGTCATGGCCTTCACGCTGAACGTCAACGGCCAGGAGCACACCATCGACGCGCCCGAGGACACGCCCCTCCTCTACGTCCTTCGCGACGAGCTGGGGCTCCACGGCGCCCGGTATGGCTGCGGCGTGGGCCAGTGCGGCGCGTGTACGGTGTTGAGCAATGGCGCGCCGCTGCGCTCCTGCGTCGTGCCAGCGGCCCGCCTGCGGGAACGCAACCTCACCACCGTGGAGGGCTTGCGAGGGCCGGACGGAGCGCAGCACGCGCTCCACCGCGCCTTCGTGGCCGAGCAGGCGGGCCAGTGCGCCTACTGCATCCCCGGCATGGTGATGACGGCGGCGGCCCTGCTGAAGGCGAAGCCCCGCCCCACCGAGGCGGAGCTTCGCGCGGCGCTGGACGCGAACCTGTGCCGGTGTGGCTCGCACAACCGCATCGTCCGGGCCATCCAGCGCGCCGCGGAGGAGCTGGCGCGATGAGCCTCCGCCCGAGCCGCCGCGAGGTCCTCCAGGGCTCGCTGCTCCTGGCCTTCGCCCTCACGGGCCCGCGCGCCCTGGGCGCGGCGCCGGGAGGCGCGGGGCTTCCTGGGAGCCTGCGACGCAACCCGCGGCTCGACGCGTGGCTGCGCATCGGCGCGGACGGCGGCGTCACCCTGAAGACGGGCAAGGTGGAGCTGGGCCAGGGCATCCTGACGGCGCTGGGGCAGCTCTGCGCGGACGAGCTGGACATCGACCTGTCACGGCTGATGGTCATCTCCGGTGACACCGAGCTGTCGCCGTACGAGGGGACCACCGCCGGCAGCAACTCCGTCTCCGAGGGCGGCAGGGCGGTGCGCCATGCGTCCGCCGAGGTCCGCGCCATCCTCCTGGACATGGCCAGCAAGCAGCTTGGCATCCCCGTGGAGCACCTGCGCGTGCGGGACGGGACCATCCGGGCTGGCGGCGCGAAGGGGGCCTCCGTCACGTACTGGAGCCTCGTGGGCGGCAAGGCGCTGAGTCGCGAGGCGACGGGGACGGTGAAGCCCAAGCCGCCCATCGCGCGCCACCACGCGGGCCGCTCGGTGCCGCGCCTGGACCTGCCGGGAAAGATTGCTGGAGAGGCCAGCTTCGTGCACGACCTCCGGCCCGCCAACCTGGTGCATGGGCGCGTCATCCGCGCGCCGTCGCACGGCGCCTCGCTGCTGGAGGTGGGCGCCGCGGCCGTGGAGCGGATGCCTGGCGTGCGCAAGGTGGTCCGTGACGGTGACTTCCTGGGCGTCATCGCCACGAAGGAGTGGCAGGCCATCCAGGCCGCGGCGGCCCTGGCGCGGAGCGCGCGCTGGCGCGAAGAGGCCACCCTGCCCGCGGACCCGTACGCCTGGCTGCTGGCACAGCCCAGCCGCGACTTCCTCATCGAGGACACCGTCCGGCCCACCGACGTCGCGCCCACCCGCACGCTGGAGGCGCAATACAGGCGGCCCTACCAGATGCATGGCGCCATCGGCCCGTCCTGCGCGGTGGCGGAGTGGGACGGCGAGCGCCTCACGCTCCACACCCACAGCCAGAGCGTCTTCGAGACCAGCGCGGCCATCGCGAGGATGCTCCGCGTCCCGGTGGACCACGTCCACGGCAAGCACCTGCCCGGCTCCGGCTGCTACGGCCACAACGGCGCGGACGACGCCGCCGCCGACGCGGCGCTGCTCGCCCGCGCCCTGCCCGGCCACGCGGTGCGGGTGCAGTGGTCCCGCGAGGACGAACACGCCTGCGAGCCCTACGGCTCCGCCATGGTGATGAAGGCGCGCGCGGGCGTGGACGCGGAAGGCAACGTGCTCGACTGGCATTATGAGCTCTGGTCCACGCCCCACGGCACGCGGCCGGGAGGACACCCCGGAAACCTCCTGGCGGGGCGCTCTCTCGCGTCCCCCACGCCCATGCCCACGCCGGGCAACGGCGGCCCGCCGAACTACGCCGCGGACCGCAACGCCATCCCGCTCTACGGCTTCCCGGGCCGGAAGGTGATGACCCACTTCATCCCCCGGATGCCCTTGCGCGTCTCCTCGCTCCGGGGCCTGGGCGCGTACGGCAACGTCTTCGCCATCGAGTCCTTCATGGATGAGCTGGCCCATGCCGCGAAGGTGGACCCGGTGGCCTTCCGGCTCCGGCAGCTCCAGGACGCGCGCGCGAAGGCCGTCATCCAGAAGGCGGCGGAGCGCTTCGGATGGACGGCGGCGCCCAGGGCGCGGGGGCACGGGCGCGGCATCGGCTTCGCGCGCTACAAGAACCTCGCGAGCTACTGCGCCGTCTGCATGGAAGTGCGCGTCGACCCGGAGACACACGCCATCCAGGTCCTGCGCGCGGTGCTGGCCGCGGACGCGGGCGAAATCGTCAATCCGGATGGGCTCTCCAACCAGCTCGAGGGTGGGCTCATCCAGTCACTGAGCTGGAGCCTCAAGGAGGCGGTCCGCTACGACGCGCGGCGCGTCACCTCGCGAGACTGGCGCAGCTACCCCATCCTCACGTTCTCGGAGGTGCCGCCCATCGACGTCGCGCTCATCGAGCGTCCGGGGGAGCCCCTCCTGGGCGTGGGCGAGGCGGCCCAGGGCCCCACGTCGGCGGCGCTGGCCAACGCCCTCTTCGATGCCACGGGGGCGAGGCTGCGGGAGCTGCCGCTGACGCCGGAGCGGCTGGCCGCGGCGCTCCAAGGGCGCTGAGGCCGCGGCGCGCCTGCGCGAAGCCCGGAGCACGTCAGGCCCTCGCAGCACGGGACCAGGCACGTTCACCGGCAGTGCGCCACCGCCGGTGGAGCCCAGCCAGGGGCGGGTTGCGTCGCCACGCATCCCCGCTGGCGCCACACCGGGAAAGCAAGCCCACGGCGAGCTCGCCCCATGTCGACAATGCTCGACGGAGACCGCGCGCCATGTGAATGTGTTTCCCCACGTGAAGGGTGCGGCGATGCACGCCGCAGGAACGGGATGGTCGGGCCGCCATCCCCGCTGGCGACACCGCCGGCAGGGATAGCGCATGTCCACGACCACGCCACCGGGGCAGGCTCCCCATCCGCCCGAGGCCTGGGCCCCCTTGCTTCGCCTCTCCCGCCTCGCGAGCCGGCCGGTGGAGCGCTTCCTCCACATCGAGGCGGCCAGCGGCATCCTGCTGCTCGTGGCCGCGGCGGTCGCCCTCCTGTGGGCGAACTCCCCCTGGGCGGAGAGCTACGCGCACTTCTGGCACACGCCGCTGGGAATCCGCGTCGGTGACTTCACCTTCGAGCGCAGCCTCGAATGGGTGGTCAATGACGGCCTGATGGCCATCTTCTTCTTCGTCGTGGGCATGGAGATTCGCCGCGAGGTCCACCAGGGCGAGCTTTCGGAGTTGCGCCGCGCCGCGCTCCCCGCCGCCGCGGCGCTGGGTGGAATGCTCGCTCCGGCGGGCCTCTACCTGCTCCTGGCGGACACGCCCGCCACCCGCTCGGGCTGGGGCGTTCCCATGGCCACGGACATCGCGTTCGCGGTGGGCATCCTCACGCTCCTGGGGAGCCGGGTGCCGCCGGCCCTGCGCGTGCTCCTGCTGGCGCTCGCCGTCATCGACGACCTGGGCGCCATCATCGTCATCGCGCTGTTCTACTCGTCGGGCGTGGCCGTCACGGGGCTGCTCGTCGCGGCGCTGGGAATCCTGGGGGTCTTCGCGATGCAGCGGTTCGGCGTGCGCTCGAAGTGGGCCTACGTCGTTCCGGCGTTCATCGCCTGGGCCGGCGTCTATTCCGCGGGAATCCATCCGACGATTGCGGGGGTCATCGTCGGGCTCATCACCCCGGTGCGCGTCTGGCTCGGTCCGGAGGGGTTCATCACCGGAGCTCGGACCGAGCTCGAGCACATCGCCCAGGCGCAGCCGGGCACGCTGTCCTCGCACCACCTCTCGGAGACCTTGCGCCGCGTGGACGCCGCGCGCCGTGAGGCCATGTCGCCTTCGGAGAGCCTGATCGCCACGCTGCACCCCTGGGTCGCCTTCGGCATCATGCCGGTGTTCGCGCTCGCGAACGCGGGCGTGTCGATTCAAGCCGGGCCGCTGGACCCGTCCGCGTGGGCCGTGGCCACGGCGGCCACCGTGGGGCTCCTGGTGGGCAAGCCGCTGGGCGTCGTCGGGGCCTGCTGGCTCGCGCTGAAGCTGCGGCTCGCGACGCTGCCACGGGGCCTGGGCGTCCGGGACCTCCTGGTGCTGGGGACCACCGCGGGCATCGGCTTCACCATGGCCCTGTTCATCGCGCAGCTGGCCTTCACGAATTCGGAGCTCCTCGCCGCCGCCAAGCTGGGCGTGCTGGCCGCGAGCGGCGCCGCGGCCGTCCTGGCGCTCATCCTGGGCCGGCTGCTCCTCAACGCCGGGTCGAGGCCCGGCGCCGCGACGTCCGTGGAGGAGGCCGAGCGCTCGACGGAGCTGTGACGGCTTGCGCGGGCGGCGGGCCTGAATCCCCCAGCCGCTCGCTCAAGAAGTCGACGAACACGCGCGTCTTCATCGGCAGGAAGCGCGCGTGCGGGTACACCGCCCAGACCCAGCTATCCGCCACGCGCCACGAAGCCAGGACCTCGACCAGCCGGCCCGCCTCCAGGTCCTGGCCCATCACGAAGTCCGCGAGCAGCGTGATGCCACAGCCGCCGAGCGCCGCCTGCCGGAGCGCCTCCGCGTTGTCGGCGCGGAGCAGGGGCTCCACGGCCACCTGGGTCCGCCGTCCGCCCCGAATCAGCACCCACGGGAGTTCCTTCATCCGCGGCGCGAACTGGAGGCAGGCATGAGCGCGCAGGTCGGCCGGCGTGAGCGGCGTCCCCTTGCGTCGCAGGTACTCGGGTGACGCGCACAGGCGGCGGCGGTTCAGCGCCAGGCGGCGCGCCACGTAGTCGCCACTGCGCAAGTCGCCGATCCGCACCCCCACGTCGATGCGCTGCTCGACCAGGTCGATGTAGCGGTCCTCCATCGTCACCTCCAACCGCAGCAGCGGGTAGCGGCGCATGAACTCCGGCAGCAGGGGCGCGACGCGAAGCTGACCATAGAGGTTGGGCAGGGACACGCGCAGCAGGCCCCGGGGCTGCGCGGAGAACGCGGACACCGCGGCGTCGGCCTCGTCGGCGCGCGCCAGCACATCCAGGCAGCGCTCCAGGTACAACGCCCCGGCCTCGGTGAGCGCGACACGCCGGGTGGTGCGCTGCAACAGCCGGCAGCCGAGCGCCCGCTCCAGGTGCGCGATGCGTCGGCTGAGCGCGGAGGGGCTGAGCCCCAGCTCGCCCGCGGCGGCGACGAAGCTGTGCCGGGTGGCGACGGCGACGAAGGCGCGCATGCCGCCGAGGCGATCGGTATCGAGCATCGGCATTGCTGCACCGTACGCAACATCCTGATGCGTTTCACCCCGATTGTGCCAGCAGCCTCGGCGGTCCAATTCTTCCGCTCCCCCCGACGAGGAGCTTCGCGCCATGCCCGACTCGCCCCCCTCCCCTCGCGACACCGTATCCGCGCGCGGTCCTGTCCCAGGACACGCCCGCCGCGCCGCTGGGCTCGCCCTGCTCCTGGGCGCGTCACTGGCGCAGGCCGAGCAGGCGGTGCCTGGGGACGTGGTCCACCAGTTCGCCCCAGCCGCTGGATTCATGGCCGGCGTGCACGAAGGCCCGACGCGCTTCGGCGAGCTGCTCCGGCTCGGTGATTTCGGCACCGGCGCGCTCAGCCCCACGGACGGCGAGGTCATCATCCTGGACGGCGTCGTGTGGCACGCAGCCGTGGACGGCGAGCTGCGGCGCCTGCCAGCCGATGCGCGGACCTCCTTCGCCACCCTCAAGCGATTCGTCCCGGACCGCCGGCTCACCCTCCCCGCCGTCGCTGACTTCAGCGCCTTCGCGAAGGCGCTGGATGCGCGGCTCGGTTCCCGGAACCACTTCCACGCCGTGCGCATCGATGGCCGCTTCCAGCACATGAAGCTGCGCAGCGTGCCGCGCCAGAAGCCGCCCTACCCCAACATGCGGGCGCTCCTCGCGCAGCAGCAGGTCTACGAAGCCAAGGATGTCACGGGCACCCTCGTGGGCTTCCGGTTCCCCAGCTACGTGGCCGGCGTCATCATCCCCGGGTGGCACTTCCACTTCGTGGACGCGGACCGGAAGCTGGGAGGCCATGTCCTGGACCTGCGCGCCAACCCGCTCACCGCGCAGCTCGACAGCAGCCGGGCCCTGTCGCTGGTGCTGCCCGATGACCCGCTGTTCAACGCCGCCCCCATCGACGAAGCCCAGACCGCGCCCGCCGCGGCGGGCCCAGACAACCCCAC
Proteins encoded in this window:
- the nhaA gene encoding Na+/H+ antiporter NhaA → MSTTTPPGQAPHPPEAWAPLLRLSRLASRPVERFLHIEAASGILLLVAAAVALLWANSPWAESYAHFWHTPLGIRVGDFTFERSLEWVVNDGLMAIFFFVVGMEIRREVHQGELSELRRAALPAAAALGGMLAPAGLYLLLADTPATRSGWGVPMATDIAFAVGILTLLGSRVPPALRVLLLALAVIDDLGAIIVIALFYSSGVAVTGLLVAALGILGVFAMQRFGVRSKWAYVVPAFIAWAGVYSAGIHPTIAGVIVGLITPVRVWLGPEGFITGARTELEHIAQAQPGTLSSHHLSETLRRVDAARREAMSPSESLIATLHPWVAFGIMPVFALANAGVSIQAGPLDPSAWAVATAATVGLLVGKPLGVVGACWLALKLRLATLPRGLGVRDLLVLGTTAGIGFTMALFIAQLAFTNSELLAAAKLGVLAASGAAAVLALILGRLLLNAGSRPGAATSVEEAERSTEL
- a CDS encoding LysR family transcriptional regulator; the protein is MLDTDRLGGMRAFVAVATRHSFVAAAGELGLSPSALSRRIAHLERALGCRLLQRTTRRVALTEAGALYLERCLDVLARADEADAAVSAFSAQPRGLLRVSLPNLYGQLRVAPLLPEFMRRYPLLRLEVTMEDRYIDLVEQRIDVGVRIGDLRSGDYVARRLALNRRRLCASPEYLRRKGTPLTPADLRAHACLQFAPRMKELPWVLIRGGRRTQVAVEPLLRADNAEALRQAALGGCGITLLADFVMGQDLEAGRLVEVLASWRVADSWVWAVYPHARFLPMKTRVFVDFLSERLGDSGPPPAQAVTAPSSARPPPRTSRRRASTRR
- a CDS encoding (2Fe-2S)-binding protein; protein product: MAFTLNVNGQEHTIDAPEDTPLLYVLRDELGLHGARYGCGVGQCGACTVLSNGAPLRSCVVPAARLRERNLTTVEGLRGPDGAQHALHRAFVAEQAGQCAYCIPGMVMTAAALLKAKPRPTEAELRAALDANLCRCGSHNRIVRAIQRAAEELAR
- the budA gene encoding acetolactate decarboxylase — translated: MPDSPPSPRDTVSARGPVPGHARRAAGLALLLGASLAQAEQAVPGDVVHQFAPAAGFMAGVHEGPTRFGELLRLGDFGTGALSPTDGEVIILDGVVWHAAVDGELRRLPADARTSFATLKRFVPDRRLTLPAVADFSAFAKALDARLGSRNHFHAVRIDGRFQHMKLRSVPRQKPPYPNMRALLAQQQVYEAKDVTGTLVGFRFPSYVAGVIIPGWHFHFVDADRKLGGHVLDLRANPLTAQLDSSRALSLVLPDDPLFNAAPIDEAQTAPAAAGPDNPTSSPPTPSPARQKP
- a CDS encoding HAMP domain-containing sensor histidine kinase; the protein is MRLRTFLTLGAVLLAVLGLGSAGGLFWMTTLLQRQTTSLIDAAERVRAAAELEITLLLLQYAHEVEGIGPADIGPSIGVDALLREVPERLAHVELYTETEVERGLVAASRRSVEAYLHAPESDRRLRLAQAVDATRAVMDSSIARARAARDEATAVRRTGRLIGTLLAAAVLAGVVLFLAIAQTRIYRPLVAIRRALSAFKSGRRESRVARAGPPELQEIGAEFNDMAETVSSQDARQLQFLAGVAHDLRTPLNALKLSAQMLLRAKTAPPPEKVRDSLVRISNQVDRLERMVGDLLDRTRIEAGNLELRLEECDLRGLVEEVVELHRPSSEHHRLEFSVPDAPVPWRCDSTRLSQVLTNLVSNAIKYSPQGGVVALRLESTGREAVVSVTDQGVGIPPGELGTLFEPFQRSRAATKDIPGVGLGLSVSRRIARAHGGDIEVESVLGTGSTFRLRLPRSG
- a CDS encoding xanthine dehydrogenase family protein molybdopterin-binding subunit encodes the protein MSLRPSRREVLQGSLLLAFALTGPRALGAAPGGAGLPGSLRRNPRLDAWLRIGADGGVTLKTGKVELGQGILTALGQLCADELDIDLSRLMVISGDTELSPYEGTTAGSNSVSEGGRAVRHASAEVRAILLDMASKQLGIPVEHLRVRDGTIRAGGAKGASVTYWSLVGGKALSREATGTVKPKPPIARHHAGRSVPRLDLPGKIAGEASFVHDLRPANLVHGRVIRAPSHGASLLEVGAAAVERMPGVRKVVRDGDFLGVIATKEWQAIQAAAALARSARWREEATLPADPYAWLLAQPSRDFLIEDTVRPTDVAPTRTLEAQYRRPYQMHGAIGPSCAVAEWDGERLTLHTHSQSVFETSAAIARMLRVPVDHVHGKHLPGSGCYGHNGADDAAADAALLARALPGHAVRVQWSREDEHACEPYGSAMVMKARAGVDAEGNVLDWHYELWSTPHGTRPGGHPGNLLAGRSLASPTPMPTPGNGGPPNYAADRNAIPLYGFPGRKVMTHFIPRMPLRVSSLRGLGAYGNVFAIESFMDELAHAAKVDPVAFRLRQLQDARAKAVIQKAAERFGWTAAPRARGHGRGIGFARYKNLASYCAVCMEVRVDPETHAIQVLRAVLAADAGEIVNPDGLSNQLEGGLIQSLSWSLKEAVRYDARRVTSRDWRSYPILTFSEVPPIDVALIERPGEPLLGVGEAAQGPTSAALANALFDATGARLRELPLTPERLAAALQGR